CGTCAGATAACCAAGCTGCGGTGGGCAATCGATGACGACGACATCATAGCGATCGTCGACGTCCGCGAGCGCCCGCGACAGACGGGTGAAGAAGGTCTTGCCCTCGTTCGACGACTTGTCCGCCATTGCCAGCGGCGTGTCATATTCATATTCCTGCAGATCGAGGTTGGCCGGCACGATGTCCAGGCTTGGAAAGTTCGTGGCGCGAATGAGATCCGAAAGAGGCTTCCTGTCGCCGTCATAGCGAATGGCCTCGTAGAGCGAGGAGGCCTGATCGAACTCCGGCTGGAAGCCGTGCAGGGACGACAGCGAGGCCTGCGGGTCAAGGTCGACGGCAAGGACCCGGTGGCCGGTCAGCGCGAGGTATTGGCCAAGGTGCGCTGCGGTCGTCGTCTTGCCCGAACCGCCCTTGAAATTGACAACAGCGATGACCTGCAGCTTTTCGCCCGGCCGGCGATGGGGAACATACATGCGGCTTTCCGAACGCCCATGCGCATCGAGATGCTGTCGCAGCTCGAGCATCTGCTCGGCGCTATAGGAACGGCGGCCGGAGGAAGACGTCCTGGGGGAGGGGCCCTTGCCCTCCAGGTGCAACTTCTTCAGCGTGCTTTGGGAGACGCCGACATAGGAGGCGACTTCGGCAAGCGAAAAACTGCGTAGCGTCTTCTGGGCGTTCGGCGGAAATCGCTGCACGCTCAAAAGGTGTAGCTTCTGCGAAATCAGATCTCCCTGTTCGAGGATCTGATCCTCGAAACTGACAGGCTGGTTCGCGGAAGGCATCGAATTAGCGTTCATGGCGATCGATCTTCCAGATAACGATTTTAGGGCTGAAATCCCCTCATAACCGTTATTATCTCCGATTTCCCTCAGGCAGCAAGGCGTTTAAGGTTAACAGAGTCTTAACCGGGCTGCCGAAACAGCCGAAGGGGTCGCTCCGCTTCTGCGGAATTCATGTGATTTCATAGACATTTAGCCTGGAGGCGCAATCAGGCGCGTGGCAATTTTTCGCCCCCCTTATCCGCCGGGCCTTCGAGGCTAAAAATCAGCGTTTATCGCGGACCGTTTCCGAAAATAGTGCGACTCAGTACCCCCCGCATGCGGGGGTCTGACAAGACGCGTGCTTCATGCTCACCTTGGCGCTTCTGAATTGGCGCGGAGAACGACCATGTTTGTAAGGGCGATTGGACCTGCAGATAGAGCATCACACGCTTCTCTTCTCGACAGCATGTTCCGTCTGAGGGCGCGCGTCTTCGGCGGCCGGCTCGCATGGCGCGTCTTGGTCGAGGAGGGGAGGGAGCGCGACCGTTTCGATGCGCTCGATTCCCACTACATCATCGTTGTCGCAGACGATGGCGAGGCGATCGCCTCGGCGCGGCTGCTTGCCGCCTCGGGACCGACCATGCTGGCAGACGTCTTTTCGGTACTGCTTGCCGGCAATCCCTTCATGGCCCATCCCGACATGGTGGAAAGCTCGCGTTTCTGCGTTGACACGCAAGCGGAGGCTGCAAGGAGCGGATCGTCCGGCTTGAACGAGGCGACGCTCTTCCTGTTTGCCGGTATTCTCGAATGGTGCCTTGCAAACGGCAAGACAGAGATCGCAACGGTGACCGACGTCAGGTTCGAACGCATCCTGAAACGCGTGTCCTGGCCGCTGCGGCGCTTTGGCGAGCCCCGTCTCATCGGCGAGGTCAGGAGCGTGGCGGGATGCCTGCAGGTTTCGCGGGAGCTTTTCGAGGCGATCCGCCCGCCCGCCTACCGCTCGAACCTTTCGCACAGTTTTTGCAGTGCCGCCTGAGGGGGACGACATGAACGCCCTTTCGTTACCCCGGCTCGTGCGCAAGCTGGAGGAGGCGCTCGGCCCGCCGCTCATGACGGCGCTCGCCGACCCGTCGGTCATCGAGATCATGCTGAATTCGGATGGTCACCTGTTCATCGAACGCCTCGGGGCCGGCATCGTGCATGCCGGCAGGATGGCCGAAGGGCCGGCCGAGATCGTGATCGGCGCCGTCGCTCACGTCCTCAACACCCAGGTCGATCGCGCTCACCCCATCATCTCCGGGGAGCTGCCGATCGGCGGCCATCGGTTCGAAGGCCTGCTGCCGCCCATCGTTTCGGCGCCTGCCTTCTCGATCCGCCGGCACGCCGGACGACTGATCGCGCTCGAGGACTATGTGGGCTCCGGCATCATGAAGGAATGCCAGGCGGAGATCTTGCGCCGTGCCGTGCGCGCGCGCGGCTGAACGTCGTCGTCTCGGGCGGTGCCGGGTCCGGCAAGACGACGCTGTCGAACGCAATCCTGACTGAAATCGCCGCTCAATGCCCGCAGGAGCGGCTCGTCATGCTCGAAGATACACGCGAGCTGCGCTCTTCATCAGCCAATGTCCTGTCGTTGCGA
This genomic window from Sinorhizobium sp. B11 contains:
- a CDS encoding GNAT family N-acetyltransferase translates to MFVRAIGPADRASHASLLDSMFRLRARVFGGRLAWRVLVEEGRERDRFDALDSHYIIVVADDGEAIASARLLAASGPTMLADVFSVLLAGNPFMAHPDMVESSRFCVDTQAEAARSGSSGLNEATLFLFAGILEWCLANGKTEIATVTDVRFERILKRVSWPLRRFGEPRLIGEVRSVAGCLQVSRELFEAIRPPAYRSNLSHSFCSAA
- the repA gene encoding plasmid partitioning protein RepA, with protein sequence MNANSMPSANQPVSFEDQILEQGDLISQKLHLLSVQRFPPNAQKTLRSFSLAEVASYVGVSQSTLKKLHLEGKGPSPRTSSSGRRSYSAEQMLELRQHLDAHGRSESRMYVPHRRPGEKLQVIAVVNFKGGSGKTTTAAHLGQYLALTGHRVLAVDLDPQASLSSLHGFQPEFDQASSLYEAIRYDGDRKPLSDLIRATNFPSLDIVPANLDLQEYEYDTPLAMADKSSNEGKTFFTRLSRALADVDDRYDVVVIDCPPQLGYLTLTALTAATSVLITIHPQMLDVMSMGQFLLMLGGILKPIRNAGAEVNLSWYRYLITRYEPGDVPQAQMVAFMRTMFHEFMLKNEMLKSTAVSDAGITKQTLYEVDRATMNRATYDRALDSLDAVNGEIAALIHQSWGR